cccatcacaccggacacctttaagggttaaaggagAAATGGCACAGCAGCATGACGTGTGCTTTACCTCAGGACCGTGTTGAGGCATACGACGTGGGACTGGTTGTTGGGGCTGACGGGGCGCACTGTGGCCTGAGTCTCCACCCACACGAAGCCTCCCCACTTGGCCAGCAGCCGGTAGGGCCCACTCACCACCTGTCCCATGATACACACTGGCACAAAAGCCCCCCTCACAGATCAGTGTCATAGCCATCTGCACAATACTGATGTACTGATTTATAAATGGGATGGATTCATTaaagacaaaatgtacatgtatatagtgtatatataatgtatatagaACAGAATACAGATCAGTCCAAGTTATGTAATCTAATTCATATTTAAATGTTCAAATTTAGCATGTAGAAGAAACCACCATCCAAGACACGGCATCTGCCTGTCTGTCACCATATCTCAGACTAGAATGTGTTACTTTCAGTTCCACTATCTGACGGAGTAGGAAAAAACAAGCAATAAGAGACTCACAGATCCGATGGCTTCTGGCCATGTTTGTAGCATCCAGGGGATGGTAGAGGTCATACACTGAGCGTTTAGAAAGTTCATCTGGTTGGTACCCCAACAATTTGATtactctgtgacacacacacacacacacacacacacacacacacacacaccatgagggAAACATTATAGTGTAGTAATATAATATACATTAGTATAGTATAAcataatatagtatagtatagtatagtatagtatagtatagcatagtatagtatagaatagtatagtatatagtatagtatagttgaGGATTCTGTTGCTACCTGTTGTCGCAGGTGATGAATCTCATGTCCAAGCTGTGCTGGCTGATGAACATGTGGCTGCCGACCGGCGTGTCTGGTCTGGGCGGCTGAGGGATCGGCTCACACAGGAGCATCGCGCACACTAGCGCTGGACACTCAGCAGAGAAGGTGGAACTGTAACTGGACAACTTCAGATGCCCTGTGCAGTGTAATACCTGCCAAATGCATTTAACGACTTGCATGCATTAGATATTATTCCCATTGTTTCGAATGTAACATTTTATGTGTAAATGACAGCTATTTGCACTTCTATGTGTCGTAGAGGGGGCTGACCTGTAGAAGCGccatttaagtataagtatatatactcttttgatcccgtgagggaaatttggtctctgcatttatcccaatccgtgaattagtgaaacacacacagcacacagtgtgtagtgaggtgaagcacacactaatcccggcgcagcgagctgcctgcatcaacagcggcgctcggggatcagcgaggggttaggtgccttgctcaagggcacttcagccgcggcctactggtcggggttcgaaccggcaaccctccggttacaggtcagaagtgctaaccagtaggccacggctgccctccaAGCTGTAAGGGAAAAGGAGGAACAGTGGAACTTGAAGGAAAGTAAAGTAGCGATGGCAGGATAAGAGATATCAGACTCCAACAGCTAACTGGGAATTTACACCAGAAGTCGCCCGTCTGATGTCCATCTATCGTCAGTGATTCCATTAGAATCAGTGTGTCAATTCACACCGTCAGTACTTTACACACATATAAAGCCTTTAAAAGTAGAGGAAAGCAACACTTTTTTACACTTCACTTCTATATTAAAGTGTATGGGAAGTGTACATATAGAAAAACACATGGAAAACCCATTGTTGACAGAGACAGAAGCAACTGATTGTGGTGTAAATTCCCAATAAGAGATCAGATGAGAAGTGGACAGAGCAGTGGTGTGAGTTGCAGTTGATAAGGGCAGTGGTGTGAAGAGCAATTGAAACCCAGAGGTTGTGGTGTGTAGTAAATGCACACAGGGGTAGCAATTCTAAGAGTAGTGTTTACTAACTCTTAGAATTGCTACCAGTCAAAAGTACCGTACTAGTCAAAAGTTttgaaccacctactcttttatcatttcttcttttttaaCTATTTGTACATTGTAGAACACAACTCAAAGCTAAGAAATAACACATGTAGGGTTGTGTAGTACAAATAAAAGTGTACACATTACACAAAGGtaaatgttttatattttagGCTCTTCAAAGCAACCAACcttttcaaaacttttcaccgGTAGTGTATGCAGAAGAGAAAGCCCTCAACtaggttgtgttgtgtgtgtgtgtattctctctccctatgtgtgtgtgtgtgtgtgtgtgtgtgtgtgaattcataTGTTGTGTGCCCTCCCTCACCTTCCAATTGGCTGATTTCAAATTGACAGTGCGTCCTCTGTTTGTCACAGTACACTTCATCCTTAGAAAgaaatctctctctgtcagactTCCCCCGCACTTCAGGCCAAAAGAAGACCCTGCAGTTCACATCACACCTCAGCGTCATCATCACATTTCACACTCAACATTTCTGTTTCAGTTTCAGTCCTTGCATTGCAAAAATATGTTGTGTCTAAAAATTGAGATTCTGTCTGTTCTCAACAAGGTGACAAGTTTCAACTTCAGCATCTTGTTACCTATCTTCAATTAGGGTGGCTTCAATTAGGGTGGCTTCATTAGGGTGGCTTCATGGGTACATCCTAGAGAGCCAGACTGTAAACTAGATGATCCTATTAAGTACTAGAGCCTATTAGCCAGTGTTATCTCACTGTTTCTGCTCCCCTGTTTTGCTCATCTTGTGCCCTATGTAACTGATAGGGAGGCAGAGTTTACATTGAAATGGTGTGGTATCAGTGAATATTCAAATAAGACAGGCATGACAGCACCCGGCTCAAACACATACCTCTAATACTGAGGTTTTCATGAATTTCACCATGGTCACAGGGGTGTGTAAAGTCATAGATACTATGTCCTATTAGATCCAcctgaaagagaaggagaaaacaaTCCTATTTAAAAATGgcttcacaacacacaaaaaaaagtatATGTAAGAGTATATGACGGTCACCTGAGACAGGCCCATGAACTTGCTGATGTTGTCTGTGACATAGATCATGTCACCAGCTGACGTTATCACCAGAAGAAATGCCTCCAGGGACTGCAGCGAGAGCTGATTCTCCTGTCTGCCATCTCCTACGTGTTTGGTAGGGTACCCTGGTTGTGAAATAAGAGGGTGAAAATGAAAGTGTAAACAACTCACACGCTCAGTctgcagaggcggacagagtacacagcttcattacttgagtaaaagtacagataccctttgctaaatttgactcaagtacaagtaaaagtacaacagtcagatgtctacttaagtaaaagtactgaagtacttgtttttaaaagtacttgagtatcaagagtacaagagtacattttctaaatatggCATTACTACTGctacagtgcttacatttatgttcagaaacgtcctacatggagttatgaaaaatgttaatgttaataccttgaagaatgtaaaaggaattgaaagtaaaatcaagtaattttcatctttttaccatgttgccagggatgggcaatatttataatacatgtatataaaatacgtatttcaaatacaaaatactattttgtaattgaagtgaaaactatcattaacttgttcagaaaattgaaatagtctggcgaggtggggccacaggttggcacattcccaggatggacctgctgcgtcttcatccattgtttcgtccatggtttcatctcttatctaaatctgaccatggagttgactttggcggaaagctgaaagtgattgctgataggctttcccaatcagtggcacctgcacaatccaatcacgtttgagagggaaacaacaaattaagggtttccgagatttttttttttccttttttttttagaagaagtaacgggtactcacggttatggatagaaatgtagtggagtaaagagtacaatatttgcctctcaaatgtacttgagtaaagtcatgagtactccccagaaatgatactcgagtaaagtacagatccctcaaaattgtactcaagtactgtactcaagtaaatgtactccattactgtccggctctgtcaGTCTGTGACTGGACACAATTCCTTGAGGCCACATCAACAAAATAAAGCCGAAGAGCACAAACACCCCCCCGAGAAACACgtgtctctccacacacacctgcactgaGGAGTCTACGAGTACGCAGGTAGCTGAGGGCCAGTCTCATGACGGAGGCTTTGTCCAGGTGGCATCTGACACTCTCCGGTAGGGGCAACTGCTCGGCCAGCTGAACGAAGAGCTCCGTCTCCTTACTGCGGCGAGAGCGTGCTGCCTCACGAGACCTCTCCTTGCGGCGGTCTGAGAGGGGCCTGGTGAGGGGACAAGGAAAATTTGACCAAAAAGGGTCTTCACTCATCAACCCATGAGattactaaaatatatttttatattctcCATAATATGCAGCATTTTAGTGTTTACTTTCTTAGGAACAGTGTTAAGTACTCTAAGAATTGTTactgcactcttaaaacaaatgtgttgaaaacaacacaacttccattgtttttaacacattgcTGTGTCCAGAtaaggacaacacagtttgtgttgtttacttgtttatttgttacacaatgtgtgttgaaaataatacaacttgtgttaaaaacaacacaacgtGCGTTGTTCTTTTTTAACActatttttgagagaaaaaaattgTCAATCGGTCACTGCCATGAACAAAACAGGAGGGTTAATAGTAGCCTAGCAGGTCAAAATGGGAAGTGTTAAGCATTTCTCAGCACCTTTATCTATAAACAAAATACTTGATATCTGAATATAAGTTTACAAAAATATGATAGTATGCTCAAGGAAGGTTTACTAAGAAAGGTACAAAATAAGGCTAGCTACACCTGTAGGCGTGTAGCCAAAGACGTCACATCTTCTCTGTTTGAGGTCGAGGATCGAAGCTTAATTGGCTAAAAGCATCGCTTCTAGAAGAGCTAGATACTCTCTTATCTAAATGTGAGGTTGTACATATATtgtacataggctacatttagaAAAAAGCCAATTATGGCCTATCGGTCGCATTTCATGACATTGCCCGTGAGATGCAGCCACCAAGGCCCCGTCGTATGAGGATGTTTTCCGGTCGGCGTTCAGTACAGAACAGGGTATGCACATGTATTGTTTAGTTATGTGGTATTGTCACTCAAGAGTATTTTTCATACATACACTAATCACACAATACTTCTGTAAAAAACACAAATGTGGCTATTATGTAAATATTAAGGTAATACAAACCCATGGAAATTATACCCACAGCTATCCACCATGCAATTAGATCGAAGAAATGGCGACAATGTTGGTCAATTTTGCAAGATGATTGAGGTATGTCACAACTCCACTTACCTCTTTGACTCCACAGCTGTCATTCTCTAGTGCTCGAGTCCGCCTGTTTTGAGGAATGTTGAGCTTGCAGACCAGTTGAGCATACGAGATGACTCAAATTAGCTTAATTGAGAGTAACGATTAGTCTCATCAACATCCATCACTTGACTAGTGGTGAGGTTGATCGTTGCTGCCCAAACAAGATGCGGATGCAAGAAAAGGGAAAAGGATCCAAGTTCAGGAAGATTGCGCTAGATGTCAACTGAAACCTACCCGTGTATTCTACACACCGTGACTGTCTCTTTCTACCACGGTGACAAACTCTCCAAATCAGTGCTCTATCGCTTTAGAAATCAACCCAACTTCTAGTGCTGAGCTCGTGCGTTGCATATATAGTCACCCTTTTCCCATTTGTCTTTCGCTTTCTTTTTTGAGTCTATTCAGCTCTGTAATGTGCGACATATGATGCGTGTTAATGTATGGAATTTATGGACTCAAGACTTTATTCGTTTTGACTTATTTAATAGGAGTTATTTAATAAATCGAGCACATTCACATCTTTTAAGCTTACAGTATTTTTGGCACATAAAACTTTCACACAAGATACTGCTAAAATAATGCTACCTCTGCACACAAAAACTTCACCAGACAGATAATCTAACACTGGCATATATCATACACACCACACTATCATACATATCAAAACATGAGTGTTATAATACTGTAGTCACAAAATATTTAATATTCAGCCAAAAACATTTTGCACTTAATTTAAGAGGTAATTCTTTATGCATTTCTTTGACTTTAAGACAAACAACATTGTTAATATCCTATACTCAAAAAAGTGTAACTTcatttacaataaaaaaaagaagcaaagGAAAGATATAAGAGAGACacaaagggatagagagatgagagatgaccGCTTTTGGCATCATCCAGCTCCTGGCCAGCTGTGTTTGGGGTGAATGCTGGTACTGGGTACTTGGTGTTGATTTCTGAGGTGCCCTATGCTTGGTGCTATTGGAATTCAGGGGGGGGGGAGCAATGTACGCATGTAAGACATATGGAATGACTGTGTGGAGTATAAGCTGTTTCAAAGGACAATGTGCAACAATTACAAAAAATGagaccatgagatgaaaaaacATGCACATGAGGAGGCATTCTTCCTTGTGCTCCGTTTAATTAGTGAGCCTGAGAGGTCTCCTTCGCTTCCTTAGAGTTTGAAATGATTACGGAGCACAAGAGgtgaaaagaaagacaaaatataACTACTTCCTGTAGCTTTGGATACCATAATCGGGCAAATGAACAAAAAGCAAAAataatgtaaacaaacacaacaccgAGCAACATGAGAggaggggtaaaaaaaaaaaaagattgttttcttAATTTGCGGGGGATCAAATGTCCGTACACGCCATTCCACAGTCAAAAAAGCCCTGGACGTGATTGGTACACAGAGAACAGCCCATCGACAGGAGCCAGCCGTGTCAGAGGAAAGATGCAGAGAGACGCATGCAACAGTGAGAAATAAACATTCTGTGTGCTTCTGCTTACAGACAGCAATGCACCAGGGCCCCTCTACAGGCTCCTGGGCAAGAGAAGGACCCAGTCTAAATCTTAAAGATACTGTACCAATAGACCAGTGAAGGTTTTGCATGACTCCTCAGAGTCTCGTAAGTTCTGTCCGCTCTCCATAGACTTGCACCACAGGAGTATTCCTGACCATGCAGTACTCAGAAACGTCTTTCAAGCCTCcatgggcttttttttttttctcgaaaCTATAGAGGGCCTTTTGTGAAGAGGCCCCCGACGAGTCTTATCATTGTCTGGCCGATCCACAACCAAACAAAGCCACGAGGACAAGACTGTGGCAGCCAGGCCAAACAGGCACAGCCCTCTGAAACAGATGCACTCAACGTACGCAAATAGCAACTCAAACGGACACTGCATGCACCCTCATGCATTGTGCCCTGCGTGGGCCCCATAACTGCTCCCTCCCCGACATACATGcccccactacacacatacaatacacagcCTCGCACTGTAGCTGTAGCAAACcacattttttttaagttatAAAACTGTTCCCATAAGTTACCTGAATTGATTCTTAAAAAAGGCATTTGTACTGCAAAATGTCACTGTCACCCGTGCAGACAAAGTTTGAACCTTTTAACAATgatttaaaatgaaaaataatatacatttattacatttttttgtCTCTTAGTTGTCCAAAGAGCAGATTGCAATGTGTTACCAGTAAAGCAGGGAACGGGAGCTGGACTCTAATACAATCATTGGTATCTCTGTTTTGGTAACAGGTAGTGCATTTTCAAAACCActcaacaaaaaaataaaacgtaaaaaaaaaaaacatatccaTCTATCATCTTAGGCATCCGACTTCAGTATGTTCAGTAACAATAGTCCAAGTCATTTAGGTAACATAAGTGCTTCTTTGGGTATTGAACAGAAATAAAGCCAGAGAAATACCATCAAGTTCATGTTCAATATCCAGAGATTACATTAGCCCAATCTCAAACCTCCACACTACTGCCAGCTGAGCACCCCACTAATaaagataggtgtgtgtgtgtctgtgcgtatgtgtgtctgtgcgtgtgtgtttgtgtgtgtgtgtgtgtgtgtgtctgtgtgtctgtgcgtgtgtgtgtgtgtgtctgtgtgtgtgtgtgtgtgtgtgtgtgtgtgtgtgcgcatgcatgtgtctgtgtgtttgtgtgtgtgcgtgtgtctgtgcacgtgcatgtatgtgtgtatgtgcgtgtgcgtgtgcgtgtgtgtgtgtgtgtgtgtgtgtgcgtgtgtgcgtgtgttgtggtTCTATATCTGTTATCTGTATGGGAgtatctttgtgtttgtgtctgtgttgtgcagggggaggggggggggggcaataggAGTTTAGGATTAACTTTAGGATAGAGCCTCCTCTCCAAAATAGGAGAAACCTTTAAACTCGTCCTGGTTGATCTGTTTGATGATGTCCTCCTCCACGGGTGTCAAGACAGGATCTTCTCGAGTGAAGTCTTGATCAAAGTTATTTACATCTCGTTTGGTTTTCTGCGCAAGATAAAAAAAGTGGGTGAGTGTATTACAGGAGTAATTAAAATGTGAAAGCTTTCATTTAACCTGCAATTCTTTACTTTTCATCACACTGGACCCCAggtatcttgaatttccctttggggatcaataaagtatgtatctatatctatctatctatctaggtagTACCCCCCAACAGCCTAGttatgcagggggggggggggggggggcaggtcaTTCATTATTGCCATGGCTTTGGAATACCCTACTACAACATCAAGCAAGATCACCTcattcaaaacataactgaaaaCATACTTGACACATACATACTGACATACTGAAAGTAAACAACTCTTTCCCCCTTACATAGCTCATACGCACACCCAAACCACAGagtgttcaccccactcccctccgttacaggtctctccgcacccaaaccagcaggttcagaggaagcttctttcctgcggctgtcaccctgctgaactctagctctgcatccaagtaacaaccaaccaactaagcccCCTGTCTATACTttctatactgtatataacatTGTACTTTTCAGCTTTTTTACACTTCttgttagacacaaactgcattttgttgtctttgtacttgtactctgcacaatgacaataaagttgaatctaatctaatctattctAATCTAATACAGTGCAACTGGAacgttttcagaccctttcacatttcccacattttgttatgtttcagactcatcttgaaATGGATtgaattcattttttttcttatcaATCTACATACAATGCTCCAATCCTCCATAAAAAGATCTGGCCTCCCTGTCAAACTAAGTAATGGAGGACAAAGgtccttggtcagacaggtaaccaatgacccaatggtcactatgaatgagattcAGAGTTATTTTGTAAAGATGAGAGAAGCTTACAACATCATTAGGACAACCATcagtgcagcactccaccaaCCAGGCCTTTATTGTAGAGCGGCCAAACGGAAGCCATTTTTTGCCGGCCGTTTGCCAAAAAGCACTTCAACGACTCTCAGACTATATGAGAGGTAAAATCCTTGGTTTTGATGAACCAAAGACTgaactatttggccacaatGGCCAAATAGTTCCAAATGGCAATTCCTAatggtgtgtgtggaagaaaccaggcactgagctgcactgacgtgctcttgggcactttcaaaGATACAGAAAGTTTCTTGTATCCttcccagatctgtgtcttcacacaaccctgtctcacaggaggaggaatctgtgtttacatccgcgacgaatggtgccgggacactgtagtagtatgcaaacactgctcaccactggcggagtttatgatcataaagtgccgtcctttttacctgccaagggaaattactgcgattctgctagtcacAGTATACATCGTGCCTACCAACAATAACAGCGATAGgaacgcggctcttagtgaactgtaccaggctgttagtgaacaacagacggcacacccagacggttttaCCATCTtcgctggagattttaaccatgcagatcttaaaactgttcttccaaagctacaccagcatgttgattttccaacaagaggagacaacatcctggacctggtctacactacacacaaaggagcatacaaagccacccccctcccccacattggactttctgaccatatcactgttatgctaatgcccgcatacagacaaagagtaaaagcaaacaaaccggttcgtaagcaggtaaaagtgtggcctgagggagcctccgatgctcttcaagactgctttgacacaacagactgggaaatgtttaagcaggcagccacttacaacaaccagacagacatagaggagtatacagacactgtaacctcttacatcaccaagtgcatcgatgatgtgacccacacaaaagggctaactggaagctatcactgctgctatcaacacccgtaaggcaacaggcccagacaacatcccaggtcgtgtgctgaaggactgcgctgaggagcttaaggatgtcttcacagacatctttaacacttccctgaagcaagccatcgtcccatcatgtttcaaagctgccaccatcatacctgtgccgaagaaaactgctccatccagCTTCAATGATTACCAccccgtggcactgacacccatcatcatgaagtgctttgagcggcttgtcatgtcacacatcaaatccattctccccccaccctggacccttTTCAGTTTGCATACCgtgccaaacggtccacagaggatgcaatctgctctgccctccacccagccctcacccacctggaaaaaccaccgggtgcagggacaacaacctcctgctgaacgtcagcaagaccaaggagattgttgtagacttccggagaggtcacacccaacactgaccatcgacggtgctgtggtggagagagtgagcagcaccaaattcctgggggtgcacatcagtgaagacctctcctggaccaccaacactgcatcactggcgaagaaagctcagcgccacCTCTACTTCCCgtggaaactcaggcgagcaagtgctccaccagccatcatgacaacattctaccgaggcaccattgagagcatcctctccagctgtatcgctgtgtggggcggaagctgcactgaatacaacaggaaagccctgcagtgcatagtgaacacagctggaaggattattggtgcttcactcccctccctgaaggacatttacaccacccacctcacccgcaaggcgaccacaattatgagtgatgcaagtcaccccgctcacaatttgtttgatctactgccctctgggaagaggtacagaagcctgcgctcccgcaccaccagactcaccaacagcttcatacaccaggctgttaggatgctgaactctctcccccctctccccctccaccctcagctacataacatcctggactttggacccacaatggctgccttgcactactccacttgtacacttgcacactttgcaacttgttgttgttgtcctgttgtcctgaaaacacttctgaacacacttctgctgctcttacataacttgcaccactatgccacttgcatacttaggtcaaacagaactacctcagccatacattttgctgctcttatttcttcattgtatgtgccttcttatttactttttatattgtttacttgaatgttatgtttgtctgtgaacttaattggtaaaatatgtcttgtctccaccgtgggatagtggaaaacgtaatttcgatctctttctatgtcttgacatgtgaagaaattgacaataaagcagactttgactttgactttgacttttgacagGTCTACGGGCTCTTGGCTTGGTTTTAACTCTGACACACACCATCAAATGTGAGACGGTGACCTTCTATAGacagatgtgtgcctctcctaaaAAGGTCCaatgaattaatttaggcacGGGTGGACCAttgaagtaggatgcaccagagctcaattgcaagcatcataacaaagggtctgaaaacgtatgtatatgtttatatatatatatatatatatatatatatatatatatatatatatatatatatatatatatatatatatatatatatatatatatatatatatatatacttaaatttacaaaacactccaaacgcTTTTTTGTGGAATATTGGAAtattgtgtgtactgtgtagctAAAAAAGAATTGAAACCATTTTAAATGAGTCTGAAACAAAATGTGGAACACTTGAAATGGCCTGAAAACTTTTCGGTTGCAGTGCACATGTACGAGTAAAGCAACACTACTGTAATGGCTCCTCTCAGTCATCTCTTGTTGTTGTGCTCTCCCTTGTGTTTACGTTAACACGGGGGATTCCAAACATAATCTTTATGATTTTTTAAAGGAGTGGTCACAAGTGCTTCTTATTTCAGAGGAGCATGAGGGCTATACCACAAAAGAAGGAATAGAGCAAGTACAATCTAAAAACAACTGCAGTAGAATATCTTATACAACGAAACCAAAAGCATCTaaaacccaccacacacacacacacaggcagacacacagtgTGGTAGCTAAGGGAAACCAATGTGGTGGCATTTGGAAGTCAGAGAGAGGGTTACGACAAGGGCAGAAGGGCACACAAGCGGTGACATGATATTGGCCTCTACATGACCTTTCTCTCTCGGCCTTTATCTCTGGATCTCAGCGTCTGTTACGCTAACTGGTTGAAAGAcacacctcaccacacacatattcagTTCACTCTGGGAAAGCAGAAGCGGGCTGAGACTGTCTAAACCACAGGGACCCAAGACAAGAGACATAAAAAGACATTATCAACAAACTATATGTCTGCTGCACTGCTATCTGTATGTTCCATTCAGCCTGTGtgatatacgtgtgtgtgcatgtgatatacgcgtgtgtgcatgtgatatacgcgtgtgtgcatgtgatataCGCGTGTGTCCTTTGTGGAAAGTGGAAACACTATATGCATTGggatgcatagtgtgtgtgtgtcaagcggTAGAGattgaagcgtgtgtgtgtcatgtacaGTGGTAGAGattgaagcgtgtgtgtgtcatgtacaGTTGTAGAGATTGAAGCGTTTGTGCTTGCTTACGATGCGAGGCTTGAAGGGAGGCCTGACTCGCCTCTGCTCCAGCAGCAGCCAGTCGATCTCTCGGAAGAAGGAGTGGGCTTTGATGGCCTCCTCCAGGCCCTGGGACACCACGCAGCCCAGGCGCTTACTGGGGTTCTTGGTCATGAACTGTGCCGAGAGAAGCAGACACAAAAATAAGAGATCTCAACCACCCTGCCGCACATCTAATTCCACAATCGTCCAGATGTACAGTCGCTcatgtttgtgcacacacacacacacacacacacacacacacacacacacacacacacacacacacacacacacacacacacacacacacagacagaatgcagaggcacacagaggcacactcaCCCACAAACCACAACGAGAGCAAGTGCAGCAAACTTAGTAACTGTGATGAAGACATGGTTGCAATAAGGGCAATGACGTGTGCATTAGGAGCATCCAAACCGGTGAGGAGATATCAGACAAATATGCACATGAGACACTACTGTAGGACATGGACAAGAGCGGGAAAGGACAAAtgaccccccccaaaaaaacggACATTGGCTGGGAATGCGTGAGTGCAAAAGTGAAAGTAACTGTGGACAGGTTCTGGGTTAACACAGGGCCTCACCGCTTTGAGGATGTTGACCGCTTCTTTGCTGAGCCAGACGGGGTAGAGCACATCGTCGTGCAGGATGGACTCAAACAGGTCGTCCTCGTTGTCGGCCTC
This portion of the Alosa sapidissima isolate fAloSap1 chromosome 22, fAloSap1.pri, whole genome shotgun sequence genome encodes:
- the epas1a gene encoding endothelial PAS domain-containing protein 1 isoform X2 translates to MTAVESKRPLSDRRKERSREAARSRRSKETELFVQLAEQLPLPESVRCHLDKASVMRLALSYLRTRRLLSAGYPTKHVGDGRQENQLSLQSLEAFLLVITSAGDMIYVTDNISKFMGLSQVDLIGHSIYDFTHPCDHGEIHENLSIRGSSFGLKCGGSLTERDFFLRMKCTVTNRGRTVNLKSANWKVLHCTGHLKLSSYSSTFSAECPALVCAMLLCEPIPQPPRPDTPVGSHMFISQHSLDMRFITCDNRVIKLLGYQPDELSKRSVYDLYHPLDATNMARSHRICGEWALPAAGQVGRLRVGGDSGHSAPRQPQQPVPRRMPQHGPEQHRGALGRFFF
- the epas1a gene encoding endothelial PAS domain-containing protein 1 isoform X1, translated to MTAVESKRPLSDRRKERSREAARSRRSKETELFVQLAEQLPLPESVRCHLDKASVMRLALSYLRTRRLLSAGYPTKHVGDGRQENQLSLQSLEAFLLVITSAGDMIYVTDNISKFMGLSQVDLIGHSIYDFTHPCDHGEIHENLSIRGSSFGLKCGGSLTERDFFLRMKCTVTNRGRTVNLKSANWKVLHCTGHLKLSSYSSTFSAECPALVCAMLLCEPIPQPPRPDTPVGSHMFISQHSLDMRFITCDNRVIKLLGYQPDELSKRSVYDLYHPLDATNMARSHRILCIMGQVVSGPYRLLAKWGGFVWVETQATVRPVSPNNQSHVVCLNTVLSNIEERWVAFSFEQTKAAQKQGCRPVPSRLKQESAALPQATEASLGYFQCEPRQFTPLRSGAPSHSYFTIHAHLSSC